In the Leptospira limi genome, one interval contains:
- a CDS encoding L,D-transpeptidase family protein, which translates to MDQSGQHTFFESEQVLLVLAKHGETQGKLYLYTLVDGDWQTDLADVPVWLGRSGLTLSNLKKEGDGFTPQGYFPIKRILGKGKKSIRNLEYTQIRRYHFWSDDPKSKHYNQLLTKKEKGAIPLWESEIYDLFVVIEHNTNPSLPGQGSMIFLHPWMEAKPTSGCVGINREGLDKIVETLDGYKSPFLIISLLDEN; encoded by the coding sequence TTGGACCAATCAGGGCAACATACGTTTTTCGAGTCCGAACAAGTGCTTCTGGTGCTGGCAAAACATGGGGAAACACAAGGTAAATTGTATCTTTATACCCTTGTCGATGGTGATTGGCAAACAGATTTAGCAGATGTGCCCGTTTGGCTCGGGCGAAGTGGACTAACTTTATCCAATCTCAAAAAAGAAGGGGATGGATTTACTCCCCAAGGTTATTTTCCTATCAAAAGGATACTTGGAAAAGGTAAAAAATCCATTCGAAATTTAGAATACACTCAAATTCGAAGGTATCACTTTTGGTCCGATGATCCAAAATCAAAACATTATAATCAATTACTCACAAAAAAAGAGAAAGGAGCAATTCCTTTATGGGAATCTGAAATTTACGATCTCTTTGTTGTCATCGAACACAATACAAATCCGAGTTTACCTGGGCAAGGTAGTATGATATTTCTTCATCCTTGGATGGAAGCCAAACCTACCTCTGGTTGTGTTGGGATCAACCGGGAGGGATTAGACAAAATTGTTGAAACTCTGGATGGATATAAAAGCCCATTTCTAATCATCTCTCTTTTAGATGAAAACTGA
- a CDS encoding LBF_2127 family putative lipoprotein, giving the protein MRNYFVSLLILVFLISCQVDIRQIPPSKQDSTLSIAKYPNQVYIGKFDIITHDRLGFVNSWRTVFIEYLRSARMFQKVSMPDVNSKMTSEDYAIDVTITPLYSNTYNYWWTWPAIYPLTFYWPVQIRDHNYKVHLEYSLYKGSKLIASNTVTEEAETTIEIYGFFRTANVEKMIETTNLMVMEKALRHLEGNLQTNQN; this is encoded by the coding sequence ATGCGTAATTACTTCGTTAGTTTATTAATTTTAGTCTTCTTAATTTCATGCCAAGTAGACATTAGACAAATTCCTCCTTCCAAACAAGATTCAACACTATCCATTGCCAAATACCCGAACCAAGTATATATCGGTAAATTCGATATCATTACGCATGATCGATTGGGATTTGTAAATAGTTGGAGAACTGTTTTCATCGAGTATCTCAGATCAGCTAGGATGTTTCAAAAAGTATCCATGCCCGATGTTAATTCAAAAATGACATCCGAGGATTACGCAATTGACGTGACCATCACCCCTCTGTATTCCAATACCTATAACTATTGGTGGACTTGGCCTGCGATTTACCCTTTAACCTTTTATTGGCCAGTGCAAATTCGGGATCATAATTATAAAGTACACTTGGAGTATAGCCTTTATAAAGGATCAAAACTCATAGCAAGTAATACGGTAACGGAAGAGGCGGAGACAACGATTGAAATCTATGGATTTTTTCGTACTGCAAACGTGGAAAAAATGATCGAAACCACGAACTTAATGGTGATGGAAAAGGCATTACGCCATTTAGAAGGAAATTTACAAACGAACCAAAATTAA
- a CDS encoding flavin-containing monooxygenase, with the protein MANQSIRDPKVVIIGAGMTGILLAIEFNRIGVKDITILEKKHDLGGTWRENTYPGVACDIPAHMYTYSFAPNPEWSHRFAHGHEIHAYFKRVSDEYKITPQIHFKEAVTEASYQNGKWTTKTSKGNTYVSDFLISATGILHHPAKPNIPGLESFNGKCFHTAEWDHSVNLEGKRIGIIGTGSTAAQVIPEMIKVGKKVSVFQRTPQWIVKVPDTTYTEEDKRKWRKEPNILKRFHKWYTFAVEQTFSKAVIGKKIPHLLMSFLCKRNLRTSIKDPVLRQKLTPNYRVGCKRVIVNSTFYDAIQKPNADLVTEGIEKITEKGVITKDGKLHELDVLILATGFHPFNFMRPMNLTGENGVSIESVWKKKVQAYRSLFIPHFPNFVLMLGPNTPIGNFSVIAMSEVQTKYIIKIIEDWRKGKFNAIDAKEEALQRFAAYLKKGMVGTVWLGGCQSWYLDPDGDPAMWPYTWSRWEKEMKSPDYQDFNLTQT; encoded by the coding sequence ATGGCCAATCAATCAATCAGGGATCCAAAAGTTGTCATCATAGGCGCTGGAATGACAGGAATCCTACTCGCAATTGAATTCAATCGGATCGGTGTGAAAGACATTACTATTTTAGAGAAAAAACATGATTTAGGAGGTACTTGGAGGGAAAACACATACCCAGGTGTGGCTTGTGATATTCCTGCACATATGTATACTTATAGTTTTGCACCCAATCCTGAATGGAGCCATCGATTTGCACATGGACATGAAATCCATGCTTATTTCAAACGTGTGAGTGATGAATACAAAATCACACCCCAGATTCATTTTAAAGAAGCAGTAACAGAAGCATCCTACCAAAATGGAAAGTGGACAACAAAAACTTCCAAAGGAAATACATATGTTTCTGATTTCCTCATCTCAGCCACCGGTATTTTACACCACCCGGCAAAACCAAACATCCCGGGACTCGAGAGTTTTAACGGAAAATGTTTTCACACGGCAGAATGGGATCATTCGGTAAATTTAGAAGGAAAACGAATTGGGATCATTGGAACTGGCTCCACTGCAGCACAAGTCATTCCTGAGATGATCAAAGTTGGAAAAAAAGTTTCGGTTTTCCAGAGGACACCGCAGTGGATTGTCAAAGTACCTGATACAACTTATACAGAAGAAGACAAAAGAAAATGGAGAAAGGAACCTAACATCCTCAAACGATTCCACAAATGGTATACATTTGCCGTAGAACAAACTTTCTCAAAAGCTGTGATAGGTAAAAAAATCCCTCACTTACTGATGAGTTTTTTGTGCAAAAGGAATTTACGAACTTCCATTAAAGATCCTGTACTTAGACAAAAACTAACTCCAAATTACCGTGTTGGTTGCAAACGTGTGATTGTGAATTCCACATTCTATGATGCCATCCAAAAACCAAATGCTGATTTGGTGACAGAGGGAATTGAAAAAATCACAGAAAAAGGTGTCATTACAAAGGATGGTAAATTACACGAATTGGATGTATTGATATTGGCAACGGGATTCCATCCATTTAATTTTATGCGCCCGATGAACTTAACGGGAGAAAATGGAGTCTCAATCGAGTCTGTTTGGAAAAAGAAAGTTCAAGCATACCGTTCCCTCTTTATCCCTCACTTCCCTAATTTTGTTTTGATGTTAGGACCAAACACACCGATTGGAAACTTTTCAGTCATTGCCATGAGTGAAGTCCAAACCAAATACATCATCAAAATCATTGAAGATTGGAGAAAAGGAAAATTCAATGCGATCGATGCCAAGGAAGAAGCCTTACAACGTTTTGCAGCTTATCTCAAAAAAGGAATGGTCGGCACTGTTTGGTTAGGTGGTTGCCAAAGTTGGTATTTGGATCCAGATGGAGATCCTGCAATGTGGCCTTATACTTGGAGTCGTTGGGAAAAAGAAATGAAATCCCCCGATTACCAAGATTTTAACCTAACCCAAACGTAA
- a CDS encoding ArsR/SmtB family transcription factor produces the protein MNSFLALGDDTRREIIQLVAKNGEMTSTAISNHFSISAPAISQHLQLLKELQLLNVKKEAQKRIYSVNLDGFSEMEELILKVREDWSKRLNRLERYALKLKKGNKL, from the coding sequence ATGAATAGTTTTTTAGCTCTGGGAGATGATACCAGACGTGAGATCATACAACTTGTTGCAAAAAATGGTGAGATGACTTCCACCGCCATTTCGAATCATTTCTCCATCAGTGCTCCTGCCATTTCGCAACACTTACAGTTGTTAAAAGAATTACAATTATTGAATGTAAAAAAGGAAGCCCAAAAAAGAATCTATTCTGTCAATTTGGATGGTTTCTCTGAAATGGAAGAATTGATTTTAAAAGTGAGAGAAGATTGGAGTAAACGTTTAAACAGGCTAGAACGTTATGCATTAAAACTAAAAAAAGGAAATAAATTATGA
- a CDS encoding vitamin B12-dependent ribonucleotide reductase gives MKIERHFTKGNKGLYPNLTWVRKDSKITNTDGSVVFEANGVEVPDFWSQVATDILAQKYFRRKGVPKYLKKVAEKGIPEWLQRSVPDDEKLVALNPEDRYVGESDSKQVFHRLAGCWTYWGYKYGYFTDEDSARVFYEEVIFMLASQMAAPNSPQWFNTGLHWAYGIDGKSQGHYYVDPKSGKLVRSASSYEHPQPHACFIQSVDDDLVNEGGIMDLWVREARLFKYGSGTGTNFSNLRAANESLSGGGKSSGLMSFLKIGDRAAGAIKSGGTTRRAAKMVCLDMDHPDIEEFIDWKVQEEKKVASLVTGSILNNRLLNEIMTACASAKQTLGEEKAYDPTANVELKKAIQKARKAFVPDNYIKRVIDLSRQGYKDLLFEELTTDWQSEAYNTVSGQNSNNSVRITNEFMEAVEKDLPFHLVNRTEKEKARKEGREPKAAKTLRARDLWERIANAAWNSADPGTQYHSTINEWHTCPEDGAINASNPCSEYMFLDNTACNLASANLVKFLKEDGSFDVEGYRYLNKVWTIILEISVLMAQFPSKEIAELSYKFRTLGLGYANLGSLLMIMGIPYDSQEAMAVTGAISSIMHMTAYATSAEMAKELGPFAGYEKNKDHMLRVIRNHRRAAYNAPKEEYEGLTITPVGINPSFLPSYLLEAAKEDSDRALALGEQFGYRNAQVTVIAPTGTIGLVMDCDTTGIEPDFALVKYKKLAGGGYFKIINQSVPAALKKLGYSQAEQDAIVNYCKGHATFNGAPGVNTARLKEKGFTEDVLEKLEKQLPFVFDIQFAFNKFTLGEDFLAKTLGIDPSLYNSMGFNLLETLGFTADEIAQANDYVCGTMTIENAPFIKEKDLPVFDCANKCGKYGKRFLSYQSHIRIMAAAQPFISGAISKTINLPEEATIEDVKNAYLMSWKVMIKANALYRDGSKLSQPLNSVFQLLSAVGEEEEELNTTSAPKTVTEVAEKLVYKYISERRKLPHRRAGYTQKAMVGGHKVYLRTGEYEDGQLGEIFIDMHKEGAAFRSLMNAFAIAVSLGLQHGVPLEEFVEAFTFFKFEPNGMVSGNPHIKMSTSVIDYIFRELAITYLGRYDLAQVSPEDLRTDEVGRKAEPARDTVGKQESSGPRTPLQVNAISMKSVLEDKAEVVAVAGQTPQQPTQAQSAAATLKIIAEARTKGYTGDSCTECGSFQMVRNGACLKCISCGSTTGCS, from the coding sequence ATGAAGATTGAGAGGCATTTTACCAAAGGGAACAAGGGTTTATACCCGAATTTGACATGGGTTCGTAAGGACTCTAAAATTACGAATACAGACGGGTCGGTTGTATTTGAAGCAAACGGCGTCGAAGTTCCCGATTTTTGGTCGCAAGTGGCTACCGATATTCTCGCACAGAAGTACTTCCGCCGCAAAGGTGTTCCGAAGTACCTGAAAAAAGTCGCAGAAAAAGGGATCCCAGAATGGTTACAACGTTCTGTCCCTGATGATGAGAAACTAGTCGCTCTAAACCCCGAAGACCGTTACGTAGGAGAATCTGACTCCAAACAAGTATTCCACCGTTTGGCGGGATGTTGGACGTATTGGGGTTATAAATACGGGTATTTTACGGATGAAGATAGTGCCCGTGTTTTCTATGAAGAAGTTATCTTTATGCTCGCAAGCCAAATGGCTGCTCCTAACTCTCCACAATGGTTCAACACTGGTCTTCACTGGGCGTATGGAATTGATGGTAAGTCTCAAGGTCATTATTATGTAGATCCAAAATCGGGAAAATTAGTAAGATCTGCCTCTTCTTACGAACACCCACAACCACATGCATGTTTCATCCAATCTGTGGATGATGATTTAGTGAATGAAGGTGGAATCATGGATCTTTGGGTTCGTGAGGCTCGCCTCTTTAAATACGGTTCGGGAACTGGAACAAACTTCTCCAACCTGCGAGCAGCCAATGAATCTCTCTCTGGTGGTGGTAAAAGTTCTGGTCTGATGTCCTTCTTAAAAATTGGGGACCGTGCTGCAGGTGCCATTAAGTCTGGCGGAACCACTCGACGTGCGGCGAAGATGGTATGCCTTGATATGGACCACCCTGATATCGAAGAATTTATCGATTGGAAAGTCCAAGAAGAGAAAAAAGTGGCATCCCTTGTCACAGGTTCCATTTTAAACAACCGACTCTTAAATGAAATTATGACAGCCTGTGCTTCCGCCAAACAAACACTTGGTGAAGAAAAAGCATATGACCCAACTGCAAACGTAGAACTTAAGAAAGCCATCCAAAAAGCAAGAAAAGCCTTTGTTCCTGACAACTACATCAAACGAGTGATTGATTTGTCGAGACAAGGATACAAAGACCTACTCTTTGAAGAACTCACAACCGATTGGCAATCTGAAGCATACAATACAGTTTCTGGACAAAACTCCAATAACTCTGTGCGAATCACAAATGAGTTCATGGAAGCGGTAGAAAAAGACCTCCCATTCCACCTCGTGAACCGTACAGAAAAGGAAAAAGCTCGCAAAGAAGGTCGTGAACCGAAAGCAGCAAAAACCTTACGAGCTCGTGACCTTTGGGAAAGAATTGCAAACGCAGCTTGGAACTCGGCAGACCCAGGAACACAGTATCATAGCACGATCAACGAATGGCATACTTGTCCAGAAGATGGAGCGATCAACGCATCCAATCCATGTTCTGAATACATGTTCCTAGACAACACAGCATGTAACTTAGCTTCTGCGAACCTTGTGAAATTCTTAAAAGAAGATGGATCCTTTGATGTAGAAGGATATCGTTATCTTAATAAAGTCTGGACCATCATCCTAGAAATTTCTGTTCTCATGGCACAGTTCCCATCCAAAGAAATTGCGGAATTGTCTTACAAATTTAGAACATTAGGTCTCGGGTATGCAAACCTTGGTTCCCTTCTCATGATCATGGGAATTCCTTATGATTCTCAAGAAGCGATGGCTGTGACAGGTGCAATATCCTCCATCATGCATATGACAGCATATGCAACATCAGCAGAGATGGCAAAGGAACTTGGACCATTTGCTGGTTACGAAAAAAACAAAGACCATATGTTACGAGTCATTCGTAACCACAGACGTGCTGCATACAATGCACCAAAAGAAGAATACGAAGGATTAACCATCACACCAGTGGGAATTAACCCTTCTTTCTTACCGTCTTATTTACTCGAAGCAGCAAAAGAAGATTCCGACAGAGCCTTGGCACTCGGAGAACAATTCGGATACCGCAATGCACAAGTTACTGTGATTGCTCCAACAGGAACGATCGGTCTTGTCATGGATTGTGATACAACTGGAATCGAACCTGACTTTGCACTTGTGAAATACAAAAAATTGGCAGGTGGTGGTTATTTCAAAATCATCAACCAATCAGTTCCTGCTGCTCTAAAAAAATTGGGTTATAGCCAAGCAGAACAAGATGCGATTGTAAACTACTGCAAAGGCCATGCTACATTCAATGGTGCGCCGGGTGTTAACACAGCTCGTTTGAAAGAAAAAGGTTTCACTGAAGATGTGTTAGAGAAGTTGGAAAAACAACTTCCGTTTGTATTTGATATCCAATTTGCTTTCAACAAATTCACATTAGGTGAAGATTTCTTAGCAAAAACATTGGGCATTGACCCTTCCCTTTACAATTCTATGGGGTTCAATTTACTCGAAACATTGGGATTTACAGCGGATGAGATAGCACAAGCAAACGATTATGTTTGCGGAACGATGACCATCGAAAACGCACCATTCATCAAAGAAAAGGATCTCCCTGTTTTTGATTGTGCGAACAAATGTGGTAAATACGGAAAACGCTTTTTGTCTTATCAATCACACATCCGAATTATGGCAGCGGCTCAGCCATTCATTTCGGGTGCGATTTCCAAAACAATCAACCTTCCAGAAGAGGCAACCATCGAGGATGTGAAAAATGCATACCTCATGTCCTGGAAAGTGATGATCAAAGCAAACGCTCTCTACCGAGACGGATCAAAACTTTCACAACCACTTAACTCCGTATTCCAACTGTTAAGTGCTGTGGGAGAAGAGGAAGAAGAACTAAACACAACTTCCGCTCCGAAAACGGTAACAGAAGTGGCAGAAAAATTGGTGTATAAATACATCTCGGAAAGAAGGAAACTTCCACACCGACGTGCAGGATACACTCAAAAAGCGATGGTGGGTGGTCACAAAGTTTATCTCCGAACAGGAGAATACGAAGATGGCCAACTTGGGGAGATCTTTATCGATATGCATAAAGAAGGAGCGGCTTTCCGATCCCTTATGAATGCGTTTGCGATTGCGGTTTCTCTTGGATTACAACATGGCGTTCCTTTGGAAGAATTTGTGGAAGCATTTACCTTCTTTAAATTTGAACCAAACGGTATGGTTTCTGGTAACCCTCATATCAAAATGTCTACTTCTGTGATCGATTATATCTTTAGAGAACTTGCGATCACCTATCTTGGTCGATACGACTTGGCACAAGTATCGCCAGAAGACTTAAGAACTGACGAAGTAGGAAGAAAAGCAGAACCAGCTCGAGATACGGTGGGAAAGCAGGAAAGTAGCGGTCCACGTACTCCGCTACAAGTAAATGCAATTTCTATGAAATCAGTTCTCGAAGACAAAGCGGAAGTTGTAGCTGTGGCAGGTCAAACGCCACAACAACCAACCCAAGCACAGTCCGCTGCGGCAACACTGAAGATCATTGCGGAAGCAAGAACCAAGGGTTATACAGGAGATTCCTGTACTGAATGCGGATCCTTCCAAATGGTACGAAACGGAGCTTGTCTCAAGTGTATCTCTTGTGGATCCACAACGGGTTGTTCGTAA
- a CDS encoding DoxX family membrane protein → MKVLYTIVRLLLGALFLFSSVVVLFNLVQQPEVTGNIKIFNDGMKATGYLLTLIKVTELVCALAFLSGRFVPLASVVIAPVVINIFLVHLMIAQDGLPVGIFVVIANAFLAYYNRSAYKPLFVPVHKV, encoded by the coding sequence ATGAAAGTTTTGTATACAATCGTTCGTCTTTTGTTAGGCGCTTTGTTTTTGTTTTCATCTGTTGTAGTATTATTCAATTTAGTACAACAACCTGAAGTAACTGGAAACATCAAGATATTCAATGATGGAATGAAAGCTACTGGTTATTTGTTAACCTTGATTAAAGTGACAGAACTTGTATGTGCTCTTGCTTTTTTATCTGGAAGGTTTGTTCCATTAGCTTCTGTTGTGATCGCACCAGTGGTGATCAATATTTTTTTGGTTCATTTGATGATTGCTCAAGATGGATTGCCAGTCGGGATATTTGTTGTCATTGCTAATGCATTTTTAGCGTATTATAATCGTTCCGCTTACAAACCATTGTTTGTTCCAGTTCATAAAGTTTAA
- a CDS encoding carbonic anhydrase — MLIGLCISFIFILKNNYKNPFSVETENLNIGETIRIELPNQVSFLNKASIKDTLWSLPENAKLIVDASNCNFIDHDILEVLEEFKSVVALEKNIQLNLVGVKDHYELSDQVQFVNILDREAQQKLTPDEILEFLKRGNERFVKGKWSEKYFKHQVNATAFGQNPIAVVLSCIDSRTSPEIIFDSGLGDIISIRIAGNIVNQEILGSLELSCAKIGTKLIVVLGHSNCGAVSSAIYALKDGNIASITNKIEKAIGTSDPSSKQSNLGNEHIFNHVVKTNVLNSIDEILDSSEFLKRKVDAGEYKIVPAFYDTSSGEVQFFQSVQTSPKSESIF; from the coding sequence GTGTTAATTGGACTTTGTATTAGTTTTATTTTTATCTTAAAGAATAATTACAAAAATCCATTTTCTGTTGAAACAGAAAACTTAAATATCGGAGAAACAATCCGCATCGAATTACCCAATCAAGTTTCTTTTTTAAACAAAGCCTCCATCAAAGACACTCTTTGGTCATTACCAGAGAATGCAAAACTCATTGTCGATGCCTCCAATTGTAATTTTATTGATCACGATATTTTAGAAGTATTGGAAGAATTTAAGTCCGTAGTTGCTTTAGAAAAAAACATCCAACTGAATTTAGTTGGTGTGAAAGACCACTATGAATTAAGTGACCAAGTGCAATTTGTAAACATCTTGGACAGAGAAGCACAACAAAAGTTAACACCTGATGAAATTCTCGAATTCTTAAAACGAGGAAACGAACGATTTGTAAAAGGCAAATGGTCTGAAAAGTATTTTAAACACCAAGTGAACGCAACTGCCTTTGGCCAAAATCCAATTGCAGTTGTCCTTTCCTGCATTGACTCAAGAACAAGCCCGGAAATTATTTTTGATTCAGGACTTGGTGATATCATTTCTATTCGGATTGCAGGAAATATCGTAAACCAAGAAATCCTCGGAAGTTTAGAGTTGTCTTGTGCCAAAATTGGAACCAAACTCATCGTCGTACTTGGTCATTCCAATTGTGGTGCAGTTTCCAGTGCAATTTATGCTTTAAAAGATGGCAACATAGCAAGTATCACAAACAAAATTGAAAAAGCCATAGGAACGTCAGATCCAAGCTCAAAACAATCAAATTTAGGAAACGAACATATTTTTAATCACGTGGTAAAAACCAATGTGCTTAATTCAATAGATGAAATTTTAGATTCTAGTGAATTTTTAAAACGGAAGGTAGATGCAGGTGAATACAAAATTGTCCCAGCATTTTATGATACATCTTCTGGCGAAGTTCAGTTTTTCCAATCTGTCCAAACTTCACCGAAAAGTGAATCAATCTTTTAA
- a CDS encoding SRPBCC domain-containing protein, with protein sequence MSSTELITEIKENQVIYRKVFDVPIELLFEVWSDPIHLKEWWGPDGFTLTVISFDFRNGGFFEFVMHGPDGRDYKNKIQFLKIEKPRLISYQHIGDGEGDEDVNFRSEISFETTNQGKSTNLTMVQVFSTKQELERVNQKYGAIEGGKQHVGNLSKYLDTISKAV encoded by the coding sequence ATGAGCTCAACCGAATTGATAACAGAAATCAAAGAAAACCAGGTGATTTATCGAAAGGTTTTTGATGTTCCAATCGAATTATTATTTGAGGTTTGGTCAGATCCAATCCACTTAAAAGAATGGTGGGGACCAGATGGTTTTACTCTGACCGTTATCTCCTTTGATTTTAGGAATGGAGGATTTTTTGAATTTGTGATGCATGGACCAGATGGTCGCGATTATAAAAACAAAATCCAATTCTTAAAAATTGAAAAACCGCGTTTGATCTCATACCAACACATTGGTGATGGAGAGGGAGACGAAGATGTCAATTTTCGGTCTGAAATTTCATTTGAAACTACGAATCAGGGAAAAAGCACAAACCTTACTATGGTACAAGTATTTTCCACAAAACAAGAATTAGAGCGTGTGAACCAAAAATATGGTGCAATTGAAGGTGGAAAACAACATGTTGGAAATCTTTCGAAGTATTTGGATACCATCTCAAAGGCTGTTTGA